A stretch of Chitinophaga caeni DNA encodes these proteins:
- a CDS encoding FAD-binding oxidoreductase codes for MNQLQQVTGQDIAYFQNLLGAAYTLCDEESMQPYSHDETEDLIFFPQVVLKPANTAEMAAVMRYCNEHMLPVTPRGGGTGLSGGALAQLGGVLVSTERLNKILAVDERNLQVTVEPGVITEVLQDAVKEKGLFYPPDPSSRGSCFIGGNISENSGGPKAVKYGVVKDYVLNLELVLPDGSIIWTGASVLKNASGYNLTQLVIGSEGTLGIVTKIVLRLIPLPKHDLLMLVPFSSAENACAAVSAIFRAGYTPSAMEFMERDALDWVLRFVDSSLVKIDDNVQAHLLIEVDGNYPEVLMQEMEAIAEVVMGFDAGEILFAESHQQKEELWKLRRRVAEAVKANSVYKEEDTVVPRAELPALLNGVKAIGQKFGFQSVCYGHAGDGNLHVNIIRGQLTDEQWNGTLKDGIREIFTLVKSLGGTISGEHGIGLVQKEFMGIVFEPIQMQLMRKIKEVFDPNYILNRGKIFDGE; via the coding sequence ATGAACCAATTGCAACAAGTAACGGGGCAAGATATAGCCTATTTTCAAAACCTCCTGGGTGCTGCATATACATTATGTGATGAAGAGTCCATGCAACCTTATTCACATGATGAAACAGAAGATTTAATATTCTTTCCACAGGTGGTATTAAAACCGGCCAATACGGCTGAAATGGCTGCCGTCATGCGGTATTGCAATGAACATATGTTGCCGGTCACGCCGAGGGGTGGGGGAACCGGTTTAAGTGGTGGTGCGCTGGCGCAATTGGGCGGTGTACTGGTATCTACCGAAAGGTTAAATAAAATTCTCGCTGTCGATGAACGTAATTTACAGGTTACGGTAGAGCCGGGCGTTATAACAGAGGTTTTGCAAGATGCCGTGAAAGAAAAGGGATTGTTTTATCCCCCCGATCCCAGTAGCCGCGGTTCTTGCTTTATAGGGGGAAATATTTCTGAAAACAGCGGTGGTCCCAAGGCTGTAAAGTATGGTGTGGTAAAAGATTATGTCTTGAATCTTGAGCTAGTATTGCCGGATGGATCCATAATCTGGACCGGCGCAAGTGTTTTGAAGAACGCGTCCGGTTATAACCTCACGCAGCTGGTAATCGGGAGTGAAGGAACGTTGGGTATTGTAACAAAGATCGTCCTACGATTGATTCCCCTACCAAAGCATGATTTGTTGATGCTGGTACCTTTTTCATCAGCTGAAAATGCTTGCGCGGCTGTAAGTGCTATTTTCAGGGCAGGCTATACGCCATCGGCAATGGAATTTATGGAACGGGACGCCTTGGATTGGGTGCTCCGTTTCGTGGATAGTAGTCTGGTCAAGATCGATGATAATGTGCAAGCCCACCTGTTGATCGAGGTGGATGGCAATTATCCCGAAGTATTAATGCAAGAAATGGAAGCCATTGCAGAAGTGGTAATGGGTTTCGATGCAGGTGAAATCTTGTTTGCCGAAAGTCACCAACAGAAAGAAGAGCTTTGGAAACTACGCAGGCGCGTTGCGGAAGCAGTGAAAGCCAATTCTGTTTATAAGGAAGAAGATACCGTGGTGCCAAGAGCTGAATTGCCGGCTTTATTAAATGGTGTGAAAGCGATCGGGCAGAAATTCGGCTTCCAATCGGTTTGTTACGGCCATGCAGGTGATGGCAACTTGCATGTAAATATTATCCGTGGTCAATTGACCGATGAACAATGGAACGGCACCCTGAAAGATGGCATCCGGGAAATATTTACACTGGTAAAATCACTGGGCGGCACTATTAGCGGGGAGCATGGCATCGGCTTGGTCCAGAAGGAGTTCATGGGTATCGTGTTTGAACCTATCCAGATGCAATTGATGCGCAAGATCAAGGAAGTCTTCGATCCGAATTATATATTAAACCGGGGGAAGATCTTTGATGGTGAATGA
- a CDS encoding LOG family protein produces the protein MNDSLKNLKLRDWTETKAHSSWQIFKIMAEFVEGFEALAKIGPCISIFGSARTKPGHKYYELAMDIARRLSDEGFGVISGGGPGIMEAANRGAQQANGKSVGLNIQLPHEQFANPYIDNDKSLNFDYFFVRKVMFAKYSQGFIMMPGGFGTMDEFFEVVTLIQTKKMTETPLVLIGKAYWSGLFDWVRKVMLETEHNISPGDMDLVQIFDTAEEVVEYFRVFYTTNKLRPNF, from the coding sequence ATGAATGATTCACTTAAAAACCTCAAACTTCGCGATTGGACGGAAACCAAGGCGCATTCCAGCTGGCAGATATTCAAAATCATGGCCGAGTTCGTGGAGGGCTTCGAAGCGCTGGCAAAGATTGGTCCCTGCATTTCTATTTTTGGTTCCGCGAGAACTAAGCCCGGGCATAAATACTATGAATTAGCGATGGATATTGCCCGCAGGCTTTCAGATGAAGGATTCGGTGTAATTTCGGGCGGTGGCCCGGGGATTATGGAAGCGGCTAACCGCGGGGCGCAACAGGCCAATGGTAAGTCCGTAGGTTTGAACATCCAGTTGCCGCATGAGCAGTTTGCCAATCCTTATATTGATAATGATAAGAGCTTGAACTTCGATTATTTCTTTGTTAGGAAAGTGATGTTCGCTAAGTATTCCCAAGGTTTCATCATGATGCCGGGTGGCTTTGGAACGATGGATGAATTTTTCGAGGTGGTGACCTTGATACAAACCAAGAAAATGACAGAGACGCCACTGGTTTTAATCGGGAAAGCTTATTGGTCAGGGTTGTTTGATTGGGTTAGGAAGGTGATGCTAGAAACGGAACACAATATCAGCCCGGGTGATATGGATCTCGTCCAGATATTCGATACGGCGGAAGAAGTGGTTGAATATTTCAGGGTATTTTATACCACCAACAAACTAAGACCAAACTTCTAG
- a CDS encoding PorP/SprF family type IX secretion system membrane protein, with the protein MKKIIPYLLTVTLCTLGFAATAQDLHFSQFFNSPLSTNPANTGFIPDGDYRVGVNYRNQWASIPVPYKTMSAFGDAQLFKDRLEYGWVGVGGMILHDVAGTGNLTSTKVYGSIAYHQLLGFSSLLSAGFNVGWANKRVDITKLTFGDQWNGQFFDSQIPTAEPFAQNNINYLDIQVGMNYAYFPNENVYINGGFSVHHVNKPQETFYNNNNQIDRRYIGFLNASIKLSDMVIINPGGYYSQQAKASEVVIGGNAAYNLSGDGAQQLFGGLYYRFNDAAIFLVGYQVKNVKMMFNYDVTTSQFSSSNRRQGAYEIGIIYTGLYPNLQFRNAARKTLCPSF; encoded by the coding sequence ATGAAGAAAATTATACCATATTTGCTAACCGTTACATTGTGTACGCTAGGTTTTGCAGCAACAGCACAGGATTTGCACTTCTCGCAATTCTTCAACTCGCCATTGTCTACAAATCCCGCTAATACAGGTTTTATTCCCGATGGTGATTACCGTGTCGGTGTGAACTACCGCAACCAGTGGGCTAGTATTCCAGTGCCGTACAAAACCATGTCTGCTTTCGGGGATGCACAGTTGTTTAAGGACCGGTTAGAATATGGTTGGGTTGGCGTAGGAGGCATGATCTTACACGATGTTGCAGGTACCGGAAATTTAACTTCTACCAAGGTATATGGTTCTATTGCATATCATCAGCTACTGGGTTTTAGCAGTTTGCTTTCCGCAGGTTTTAATGTGGGTTGGGCAAATAAAAGGGTAGATATAACGAAATTAACCTTTGGCGACCAGTGGAATGGGCAGTTTTTCGATTCCCAAATTCCTACTGCCGAACCCTTTGCTCAAAATAATATCAACTATCTGGATATACAGGTAGGTATGAATTACGCATATTTTCCGAATGAAAATGTGTATATCAATGGTGGATTTTCTGTTCACCATGTAAATAAACCCCAGGAAACATTCTACAATAATAATAACCAGATCGACCGCCGTTATATCGGTTTTCTGAATGCCAGTATTAAACTTTCCGATATGGTCATCATTAACCCGGGCGGCTATTATTCGCAGCAGGCCAAAGCCAGCGAAGTCGTAATAGGTGGTAATGCTGCCTATAATTTGTCGGGGGATGGAGCACAGCAATTATTCGGGGGACTATATTACAGGTTCAACGATGCCGCTATATTCCTGGTAGGCTACCAGGTTAAAAACGTCAAGATGATGTTTAATTACGATGTAACAACGTCACAATTCTCTAGCAGCAACCGCAGGCAGGGGGCTTATGAAATTGGAATTATATATACGGGATTATATCCGAACCTTCAATTTAGAAATGCTGCAAGGAAAACCTTATGCCCTAGCTTCTAA
- a CDS encoding gliding motility-associated C-terminal domain-containing protein, with translation MSYTPVVYKENKGQWDPAVLFKAELGGSTVYLRKTSILYQLFNKNDMDAIIEAIHGHGHSAGGDPPIIFDPSGNGKASVNVADIAKSYPKNDKIGSFDNLKLRSHSYEVNFIGANPDVFVKGDKAEKGVSNYLIGNNPSKWGTDVQSFQAVTYEGLYPNIDLLMYSGSGQVKYDLIVKPGGDVNQIRLEYKGAEKVELIKGQLNITTSVGKSYELEPYAYQYINNQRVKVKAKYELKGNQVTYKVSGKYDPNYPLILDPSVIFSTLTGSTASNWGYTATYDNQGNLYGAGIIFGGGRYPVSPGAISSGLNGGEFDIAVTKFYGNGSNIFYSTYLGGSGVEQPHSLFVDAQGNLVISGRTTSGDYPTTNGSTLAGGYDMVVTKLNQNGTGFIGSMYVGGSNNDGVNKSAEKAGMEDIKRNYGDDARSEVIIDNAGNIYVVGSTQSRDFPVTAGAFQPTFGGGAQDGVVVKIDPTCNNILWASFLGGSGNDAAFVIVSSDETNSIYVAGPTTSSNISSINTGINPNFSGGGCDSYIMRISSDGSTVRNFTYLQSSGSAPDMAYGVQLDRAGNVYAMGTTEGSWPIVRPTGTPTFYNDNSKQFIVKLLPDLSDYVYSTTFGQHSGKQPTLSPVAFLVDRCENVYVSGWGGGINVSAGYRSAADASALTINMPITRDAKSKISDGSDFYFFVMKRDALDILYGTYFGATGQAEHVDGGTSRFDYNGVIYQAICSSCNPNAPIGFPTTAGSYYTGTPHTCNLAVLKIAFNLDGVKASIKTTGNKSHFCSGDPITAEDTSVTKAVEWHWNWGDGTPDIVQTTKEPITHVYAQNGDYELRLIKYDPASCNVRDTAIIPIRIRSDRATLGFTMQRIGPCTNLEYQFVNTSQAPPGKPFTDQSFIWDLGDGTPPFYSNSTPDIIHGYPEGVYNISLQLVDTNYCNAPDEIIQQLRVAENVTAIIADPGEGCAPYTVRFNNVSKGGTRFEWDFFADGTIDSNDPYPTFTFPDVGTFPVKLTAYDPNTCNGMHDTTIYVVVRENPVAGYVFSPQQPVPNTPTQFTSTASGAQDYYWTFGDGDTSVLANPSHQFLRTGTYDVCQTVINQYGCLDTTCQTVSAIVVPQFDVPSAFSPNNDGLNDVFLVKVFGAVRFNMKIFNRWGQLVFESSDPNVGWDGKYKGALQSMDVYGYQVFVEFTDGTKGSRSGNVTLLR, from the coding sequence ATGTCCTATACTCCCGTGGTATACAAGGAAAATAAAGGACAATGGGATCCTGCTGTTCTGTTTAAAGCCGAATTGGGCGGTTCTACGGTATACCTTCGTAAAACGAGCATACTTTACCAATTGTTTAATAAAAATGACATGGATGCCATTATTGAAGCCATCCATGGACATGGCCATTCAGCGGGGGGAGATCCGCCGATTATTTTCGATCCTTCCGGCAATGGCAAGGCTAGCGTGAATGTTGCAGATATTGCCAAGTCATATCCTAAGAACGACAAGATCGGTTCTTTTGATAACCTGAAATTAAGATCCCACTCTTACGAAGTCAATTTTATCGGGGCTAACCCGGATGTGTTCGTGAAAGGAGATAAGGCTGAAAAAGGTGTTAGCAATTACCTGATCGGCAATAATCCTTCCAAATGGGGGACGGATGTGCAATCATTTCAGGCGGTGACTTACGAAGGCTTGTATCCAAACATTGACCTTTTGATGTATTCCGGTTCCGGGCAGGTCAAATATGATCTGATCGTGAAGCCGGGCGGGGATGTCAATCAAATCCGCCTGGAATATAAAGGGGCTGAAAAAGTAGAGCTGATTAAAGGTCAATTAAACATTACTACTTCAGTAGGTAAGTCGTACGAATTAGAGCCGTATGCCTACCAGTATATCAATAACCAGCGGGTCAAGGTAAAAGCCAAGTACGAATTGAAAGGTAACCAGGTTACTTACAAGGTATCGGGCAAATATGATCCGAACTACCCGCTAATACTCGATCCTTCGGTTATATTCTCCACCTTAACCGGTTCTACAGCTTCAAACTGGGGCTACACAGCAACTTATGATAACCAAGGTAACCTATATGGTGCGGGCATCATTTTCGGTGGCGGCAGATACCCGGTAAGCCCAGGGGCAATTTCCAGCGGTTTGAATGGAGGGGAATTTGATATAGCAGTGACAAAGTTCTACGGTAATGGGAGCAATATATTTTACTCTACTTATTTGGGGGGAAGCGGTGTAGAACAGCCGCACAGCTTGTTTGTAGATGCACAGGGTAACCTGGTCATCTCCGGCAGGACAACTTCCGGGGATTATCCTACTACCAACGGGAGTACGTTGGCAGGTGGATACGATATGGTGGTAACCAAGTTAAATCAAAATGGTACCGGCTTCATCGGCAGCATGTACGTCGGTGGTTCTAACAATGACGGGGTGAATAAATCCGCGGAGAAAGCCGGAATGGAAGACATCAAAAGAAACTATGGAGATGATGCGAGAAGTGAAGTAATTATCGATAATGCAGGTAATATATACGTAGTAGGGAGTACACAATCCAGGGATTTCCCGGTAACTGCCGGCGCGTTCCAACCTACTTTCGGTGGTGGCGCCCAAGATGGAGTTGTGGTGAAAATTGACCCTACGTGTAATAATATTCTCTGGGCCTCTTTTCTTGGCGGAAGTGGCAATGATGCCGCCTTTGTAATAGTGTCTAGTGATGAAACTAATAGCATATACGTCGCGGGACCTACAACCAGTTCAAATATCAGTTCTATTAATACGGGTATCAATCCTAATTTTTCCGGCGGGGGCTGCGATTCATATATCATGAGGATCTCTTCGGATGGCAGCACTGTTCGAAATTTCACCTACTTGCAATCCAGCGGAAGTGCGCCTGATATGGCTTACGGTGTGCAGCTTGATAGGGCCGGGAATGTTTACGCGATGGGTACCACCGAAGGAAGTTGGCCCATTGTTAGGCCGACCGGAACGCCAACATTTTACAATGATAATTCGAAGCAATTTATAGTTAAACTATTACCGGATTTAAGTGATTACGTGTATTCGACAACGTTTGGTCAACACAGTGGTAAGCAACCTACTTTGTCGCCGGTAGCATTCTTGGTAGATCGTTGCGAAAACGTGTATGTTTCAGGCTGGGGTGGAGGAATTAATGTTTCGGCAGGATACCGTTCCGCCGCGGACGCTTCAGCTCTTACGATTAACATGCCCATTACGAGAGACGCCAAATCCAAGATTTCTGATGGTAGCGATTTCTATTTCTTCGTTATGAAAAGGGATGCGCTAGACATCCTATACGGAACATATTTTGGAGCCACGGGGCAAGCAGAACATGTGGACGGTGGAACCTCCCGGTTTGATTACAACGGGGTCATCTATCAAGCCATATGTTCATCCTGTAACCCCAATGCGCCGATAGGATTTCCAACTACGGCAGGTTCATATTACACGGGTACCCCGCATACATGTAATCTTGCAGTGCTGAAAATCGCTTTCAACCTTGACGGCGTAAAAGCTAGTATCAAAACAACCGGTAATAAAAGTCATTTTTGTTCCGGCGATCCTATCACCGCGGAAGATACCAGTGTAACAAAAGCTGTAGAATGGCATTGGAACTGGGGAGATGGTACACCGGATATTGTACAAACAACCAAGGAGCCCATAACACATGTTTATGCTCAAAACGGCGATTACGAACTGCGTTTAATTAAATACGATCCTGCTTCGTGCAATGTAAGGGATACGGCCATTATACCGATTAGGATCCGTTCCGATAGGGCAACCCTAGGGTTTACCATGCAGCGGATAGGACCCTGCACGAACTTGGAATACCAATTTGTAAATACATCGCAAGCGCCGCCGGGAAAACCTTTCACCGATCAATCATTTATTTGGGATTTAGGTGACGGCACTCCACCATTTTATAGTAATTCTACCCCGGATATTATACATGGTTATCCCGAAGGCGTCTATAACATTTCCTTGCAATTAGTGGATACTAATTATTGTAATGCCCCGGATGAGATCATTCAACAATTGCGTGTAGCTGAAAACGTTACTGCTATTATCGCTGATCCGGGAGAAGGCTGTGCACCGTATACCGTTAGGTTTAATAATGTTTCAAAAGGCGGTACAAGATTCGAATGGGACTTTTTCGCTGATGGTACCATCGATTCTAATGATCCGTACCCTACTTTTACTTTCCCGGATGTGGGAACCTTCCCGGTAAAATTAACCGCTTATGATCCGAATACCTGCAATGGTATGCACGATACTACCATATATGTTGTAGTAAGGGAAAACCCGGTAGCAGGCTATGTTTTCAGCCCGCAGCAACCTGTTCCGAATACGCCAACGCAATTCACAAGTACCGCCTCCGGTGCGCAAGATTATTATTGGACGTTCGGTGATGGGGACACTTCGGTTTTGGCAAACCCTTCACATCAATTCTTAAGAACCGGAACGTACGATGTTTGTCAAACGGTTATCAACCAATATGGATGTTTAGACACCACTTGTCAAACGGTTAGCGCGATTGTAGTACCACAATTTGATGTGCCGAGTGCTTTCTCACCCAACAATGATGGACTTAACGATGTTTTCTTAGTGAAGGTATTCGGGGCAGTACGTTTTAATATGAAAATATTCAACCGCTGGGGACAACTCGTTTTCGAGAGTTCTGATCCGAATGTTGGTTGGGATGGTAAATATAAAGGAGCTTTACAGTCCATGGATGTATATGGATACCAAGTGTTCGTTGAGTTTACGGACGGCACCAAGGGCTCACGATCGGGAAATGTTACATTACTAAGATGA
- a CDS encoding LOG family protein: MIKSIVIFCGSSVGNQPIYSDMAKELGKLLARKDIKIVYGGGQAGLMGLVADSALAEGGEVIGVIPEFLNTKERKHQHLTQQIEVKTMHQRKTILYELCDAAIALPGGFGTLDELFEIITWNQLTLHSKTVGLLNVNGFYDHLYQHIQFACKEGFAQQAQTDNLHIADNVNGLLKSMLEADLID; the protein is encoded by the coding sequence ATGATAAAAAGCATTGTTATTTTTTGCGGTTCAAGTGTCGGGAATCAGCCCATTTATTCAGATATGGCCAAGGAACTGGGTAAATTATTAGCACGAAAAGACATCAAGATTGTTTATGGTGGTGGGCAAGCAGGTTTAATGGGGTTAGTAGCCGATAGCGCGCTAGCAGAAGGAGGGGAAGTAATCGGCGTCATCCCCGAGTTCCTGAATACTAAAGAACGGAAACATCAACATTTGACACAGCAGATCGAGGTGAAAACGATGCATCAAAGGAAAACGATCCTGTACGAACTTTGCGATGCGGCAATCGCCTTACCCGGCGGTTTCGGCACCTTGGATGAATTATTCGAAATCATCACCTGGAACCAGTTGACTTTACATAGTAAAACTGTAGGCTTGCTGAATGTAAATGGATTTTATGATCATTTGTACCAACATATCCAATTTGCCTGTAAAGAAGGCTTCGCCCAACAAGCACAAACAGACAATCTACACATCGCCGACAATGTGAACGGTTTACTGAAAAGCATGTTAGAAGCTGATTTGATCGATTGA
- the recG gene encoding ATP-dependent DNA helicase RecG, producing the protein MSNPIEYLKGVGPQKGELLRKELAIHTFADLLSYFPFRYVDRTKIDKIRDIHGGMDFVQVRGRIVHKEVIGENRAKRLVATLRDETGELELVWFQGHQWVQKSIRENVNYLVYGRISSFNGALQISHPEMDLLTEEIAGGKQFLEPVYSTTEKLKARGLTAKGIGKLTKNLLEQLAPTEIQENIPADVTAQFKLMPRHLAYFKIHFPANDDDVRAAQRRLKFEELFIAQIRILRLKLRRQQQSQGFIFKNVGDHFNNFYNTFLPFPLTGAQKRVLKEIRQDTQAGKQMNRLLQGDVGSGKTIVALLTMLLAIDNGFQACLMAPTEILSQQHYKGISELLEGMPLKVALLTGSIKGKARKKILAELAAGEIHILIGTHALLEPEVVFQHIGMAIIDEQHRFGVAQRARLWQKNNTPPHILVMTATPIPRTLAMTVYGDLDVSVIDEMPPGRKPITTVHRNEVQRAQVMDFIKDEIRKGRQAYVVYPLIEDSEKMDYENLMRGYEEVKAFFPEPKYYISMVHGKQPADVRETNMHRFITGDTQIMVATTVIEVGVNVPNASVMVIESTERFGLSQLHQLRGRVGRGAEQSYCILMTGNKLGNDSKERIKVMVQTNDGFIISEKDMELRGPGDIEGTRQSGILDLRIADIVEDKVILAAARETAERILEKDPALELPQHRNLHEFLTRQRSKSNWSKIS; encoded by the coding sequence CTGTCGAACCCAATCGAATATTTAAAAGGGGTAGGGCCGCAAAAAGGTGAATTGTTAAGGAAAGAACTTGCTATTCACACTTTTGCCGATCTACTCTCATATTTCCCTTTCCGTTATGTAGACCGTACCAAGATCGACAAAATTAGGGACATCCACGGTGGGATGGATTTTGTACAGGTGCGCGGTAGGATCGTTCACAAGGAAGTGATCGGTGAAAATAGGGCCAAGCGCTTAGTGGCCACGCTGAGGGATGAAACGGGGGAGTTGGAACTCGTTTGGTTCCAAGGCCACCAATGGGTGCAGAAATCCATCCGCGAAAATGTAAATTACCTGGTTTACGGTAGGATTTCTTCATTTAACGGGGCATTGCAAATCTCCCACCCGGAGATGGACTTATTGACGGAAGAAATTGCCGGGGGCAAACAATTTTTAGAACCTGTATATTCTACTACCGAGAAATTGAAAGCCAGGGGATTAACCGCTAAAGGCATCGGCAAACTAACTAAAAACTTACTGGAGCAATTAGCCCCAACAGAAATACAGGAAAATATCCCGGCGGATGTTACCGCCCAATTTAAGTTGATGCCGCGACATCTCGCGTATTTCAAGATCCATTTCCCTGCCAATGATGATGATGTGAGGGCAGCGCAACGAAGGCTCAAGTTTGAAGAACTCTTCATCGCCCAAATCAGGATACTCCGCTTAAAGTTAAGGCGCCAACAGCAATCGCAAGGATTTATATTTAAAAACGTCGGTGACCATTTCAACAATTTCTATAATACTTTCTTACCCTTCCCCCTCACCGGGGCGCAGAAAAGGGTATTGAAGGAAATACGGCAAGATACCCAGGCCGGCAAACAGATGAACCGCTTGTTGCAAGGGGATGTTGGCAGCGGCAAAACAATAGTGGCATTATTAACCATGCTGCTGGCAATTGATAATGGCTTCCAAGCTTGCTTGATGGCGCCCACGGAGATATTATCCCAACAGCATTATAAAGGCATCAGTGAACTACTGGAAGGTATGCCCCTGAAAGTGGCATTGTTGACTGGTTCCATAAAAGGGAAGGCCCGCAAGAAGATATTAGCAGAATTAGCTGCCGGGGAAATACATATCCTCATCGGTACGCATGCCCTGTTGGAGCCGGAAGTGGTATTCCAGCATATCGGCATGGCAATCATCGATGAACAACACCGGTTCGGCGTAGCGCAAAGAGCCCGGCTCTGGCAAAAAAACAATACACCGCCCCATATTCTTGTTATGACTGCTACCCCGATCCCGCGTACACTGGCAATGACTGTTTACGGGGATTTGGATGTTTCAGTAATTGACGAGATGCCGCCTGGACGGAAACCAATTACAACCGTTCATAGAAACGAGGTGCAAAGAGCCCAGGTAATGGATTTTATTAAGGATGAAATCCGTAAAGGCAGGCAGGCATACGTAGTTTATCCGTTGATCGAAGACTCGGAAAAAATGGATTACGAGAACCTGATGCGGGGCTATGAAGAAGTGAAAGCCTTTTTCCCCGAACCGAAATATTACATCAGCATGGTGCACGGAAAACAGCCTGCTGACGTACGCGAAACGAATATGCACCGCTTTATAACCGGTGATACCCAGATCATGGTAGCTACCACGGTAATCGAAGTAGGTGTAAATGTTCCCAATGCATCTGTAATGGTAATTGAAAGTACGGAACGTTTCGGTTTGTCACAATTACACCAATTGCGGGGTAGGGTAGGAAGAGGCGCCGAACAATCTTATTGTATATTGATGACTGGTAATAAATTAGGGAATGATTCCAAGGAAAGAATCAAGGTAATGGTACAAACAAATGATGGATTTATTATATCTGAAAAGGATATGGAATTGAGGGGCCCGGGAGATATTGAAGGTACACGGCAGAGTGGCATCTTGGATCTTAGGATTGCTGATATCGTGGAAGATAAGGTAATATTGGCCGCGGCCAGGGAAACCGCCGAACGTATCCTGGAGAAAGACCCTGCCCTGGAACTACCCCAGCATAGAAACTTGCATGAATTTTTGACCCGCCAACGCTCAAAATCGAACTGGAGCAAAATTTCTTAA
- a CDS encoding sodium:solute symporter: protein MGTNAPVAPALFLFFIACYFCILLLISYITGRKADTDSYFTGNKNSVWYLVAIGMISDSLSGVTYISVPGKVSVAQFSYLQTILGYILGYVIIAKVLLPLYYSRNLTSIYTYLQERFGPITQKTGAVFFIISRLVGAAARLFLVAGVLQLFVFEHYHIPFELSVSIMIVLMLIYTYRGGIKTLVWTDALQSTFLLVAVVLTIVIITRDLGWGVTDLVSNVIHSPYSKTFFWDWKAANFFPKEFFGGMMIAVTMTGLDQNMMQKNLTIRTLKDSQKNVYSFSIMQLVVNVFFLSLGILLYQYVLAKGIPLPTNSEGIAVTDNILPLLALYHLGTFAAIVFIVGLTAATFSSADSVLTTLTTSFYIDILGMKTDEMDGKKKRIKNVVHVSFAVLLLLTILMFKAYNDDAIIDTILFLATITYGPMLGLFAFGILNKRVTWDASSILVSIAAPLICIILKQNSEEWFNHYKFGNELLIVNGMLTYIGLYIFSKKREVNSTR from the coding sequence ATGGGAACAAATGCTCCGGTAGCACCAGCTTTATTCTTATTTTTTATAGCATGTTACTTCTGTATTTTATTATTGATATCGTATATCACGGGAAGGAAAGCTGATACGGACTCTTATTTCACAGGGAATAAGAACTCCGTTTGGTATCTTGTTGCCATCGGGATGATTAGTGACTCGCTGAGCGGTGTAACTTATATTTCCGTTCCCGGGAAAGTAAGCGTGGCGCAGTTTTCCTATTTACAAACGATACTAGGTTATATATTGGGTTACGTGATTATTGCCAAAGTATTATTGCCTTTATACTATAGCAGGAATTTAACTTCTATTTATACCTACCTGCAAGAACGTTTCGGTCCCATTACACAGAAGACGGGCGCCGTGTTTTTTATAATATCCAGGTTAGTAGGTGCAGCGGCACGCCTGTTCTTGGTTGCCGGTGTATTGCAATTGTTCGTGTTTGAACATTACCATATACCATTTGAATTGTCGGTATCTATCATGATTGTCCTGATGTTGATATATACCTACCGGGGCGGTATTAAAACCTTGGTTTGGACGGATGCGCTGCAATCAACATTTCTATTGGTGGCAGTGGTGTTAACGATTGTTATCATCACGAGAGACCTGGGTTGGGGAGTTACCGATTTAGTCAGCAACGTGATACACAGTCCTTATTCCAAGACCTTCTTCTGGGATTGGAAAGCTGCCAACTTCTTTCCCAAGGAATTTTTCGGCGGTATGATGATCGCGGTTACGATGACCGGCTTGGATCAAAATATGATGCAGAAAAACTTGACGATCCGTACGTTGAAAGATTCTCAGAAAAACGTGTATTCATTTAGTATCATGCAGTTGGTAGTAAATGTATTTTTCCTATCGCTCGGCATCCTGCTCTATCAATATGTATTAGCAAAAGGCATCCCCTTACCAACAAATTCGGAAGGAATAGCTGTAACGGATAATATCCTGCCATTATTAGCATTATACCATCTCGGTACTTTCGCCGCGATCGTATTTATTGTTGGTTTAACTGCTGCCACTTTCTCAAGTGCAGATAGCGTACTGACTACTTTAACGACATCTTTCTACATCGATATCCTGGGGATGAAGACCGATGAGATGGATGGCAAGAAAAAAAGGATCAAGAATGTAGTACACGTGTCGTTCGCAGTCTTGCTACTGTTAACGATCCTGATGTTTAAAGCGTATAACGATGATGCGATCATCGATACCATTCTTTTCTTAGCCACGATCACTTACGGGCCGATGTTAGGATTATTTGCCTTCGGTATATTGAATAAACGGGTTACCTGGGACGCGAGTTCCATCCTGGTAAGCATTGCCGCGCCCTTAATCTGCATTATCCTGAAACAAAATTCGGAAGAATGGTTCAATCACTATAAATTTGGGAACGAACTCCTAATCGTAAACGGTATGCTTACGTATATCGGGTTGTACATATTTTCGAAAAAGCGGGAAGTAAATAGCACCCGGTAA